In the genome of Methanopyrus kandleri AV19, one region contains:
- a CDS encoding DUF1156 domain-containing protein, with protein MVAEDLVPTEEIPKYDSERVLSKGVDRFYKLFNERQLLVHAELLGVIRELCEGLDEEYREPLTVYAMIAFDKMINYNTICSRWHYGRGAVVGIFDQHAYAWSWDHGEMGAVPGWWDFGVKGVLEAYEEFIRLLRGVKERPRVILGDARKLPTLLEEKPDTIVVDPPYYTTSSTPSSPTSSTCS; from the coding sequence TTGGTCGCGGAGGACTTGGTCCCTACTGAGGAGATCCCGAAGTACGATAGTGAGAGGGTTCTTAGTAAGGGTGTGGATCGGTTTTACAAGTTGTTTAATGAGCGGCAGTTGCTCGTGCACGCGGAGTTGCTTGGGGTTATCCGAGAGTTGTGCGAGGGGTTGGATGAGGAATACCGCGAGCCGCTAACCGTGTACGCTATGATTGCTTTCGACAAGATGATCAACTACAACACGATCTGCTCGCGATGGCACTACGGACGTGGCGCCGTCGTAGGCATCTTCGACCAGCACGCGTACGCGTGGTCCTGGGATCACGGCGAGATGGGCGCGGTACCTGGCTGGTGGGACTTCGGGGTCAAGGGCGTGCTCGAGGCGTACGAGGAGTTCATCCGGCTGCTTCGAGGTGTAAAGGAGCGGCCGCGGGTCATCTTGGGGGATGCTCGGAAGCTGCCCACACTCCTCGAGGAGAAGCCGGACACGATCGTCGTGGACCCACCCTACTACACAACGTCCAGTACTCCGAGCTCACCGACTTCTTCTACGTGTAGCTGA
- a CDS encoding dehydrogenase, translated as MQLLKGRLRSVVIKVGEEPGDREREALKRAMLKGCLDRILQEPVTMVNAVRVKDSHPPELVVVEEA; from the coding sequence GTGCAGCTGCTGAAGGGCAGGTTACGGTCGGTTGTGATCAAGGTGGGTGAGGAGCCGGGCGATCGAGAGCGGGAGGCCCTGAAGCGGGCGATGCTAAAGGGGTGCTTGGACCGGATCCTGCAGGAGCCGGTCACGATGGTGAACGCGGTGCGGGTTAAGGATTCCCACCCGCCCGAACTGGTGGTTGTTGAAGAAGCGTGA